In the genome of Sporomusaceae bacterium, the window ACCGCCTGAACCCCGGTTGCCGCGAAATAGCGCAGATACAGCGGACGGTCGACCGTCCAGGGGACAACGATCATTCCGGTGTCGCGGGCGGTGTTGCAGAGGCGCGCACCGGCGAGGCGGTAGTAAGGATGGACCGCGTCGGCGCCGCGCTCTCGCGCGTAGCCGGCCGGGTCGGACAAAGGTTCTTCATAAAGGACGCCGGTGAGGACGGCGGGGGTGGCGGTTTTGATAAGCGGCAAGGCGTCATGGTCGAAGGAGGAAACGAGGATATGCCGTTCGAGCCGCAGGGCTCCGACAACGTTAATCACCGCTGCTGCCAGTGCGGAGGCGTCGCCATCGGTTTTAAGCTCAATGTTGAAATAAGTCCGTCCCGCCCCCAGCGCCAGGACGGTGGCCAAAGCCGGGATGCCGTATCCTTCGAGCATCGTCGCCGTCTGCTTCC includes:
- a CDS encoding glycerophosphodiester phosphodiesterase family protein translates to MLKSVSFRDALSDAASPLVGAHRGASAEYPENTMAAFSAAAAQGADFWELDVRLSADGVPVVVHDATIDRTTRGHGLVRKQTATMLEGYGIPALATVLALGAGRTYFNIELKTDGDASALAAAVINVVGALRLERHILVSSFDHDALPLIKTATPAVLTGVLYEEPLSDPAGYARERGADAVHPYYRLAGARLCNTARDTGMIVVPWTVDRPLYLRYFAATGVQAVITNRPAAAVALYKNRF